A window of Campylobacter ureolyticus contains these coding sequences:
- a CDS encoding calcium-binding protein encodes MAKFNKGKWRDIKKAEFRKSLKNSMLGKHDKIVDKICDWHSSILDEVLSTKDIDTIEKAEKELKNIKYAKAFFIFSGATLFIFDSVNNIVEYKNLPVDTTGSSIDDGNKNLYIDIPNKNDLLFIAKSIGGDILSLVSRLKILKFLDKIGDYAMGVKDAIEEVADINLNRFDISQIFLENHRITIDYKDINSNTTQERKYILYKANPIFDKALGSAWDKISADMRTLDRVIFTRDEAPVELIYHKFYDWRAKKIPNTFEFRAGADDNKIISVLRRISYPSKNKEAYLKLDSSPQKLLVNYYANDGANTSSIKNDLENKKIKEAAKYCLKELKGYALDKGFSSVSEYDDLNIYSNKHKDSRLEFFKAVIRDKIAEISHTKKDKRYNTYTDTKTNTFLWNTNGTFAPAKKIVFVDGKYSSSASGKFDIFGYSNPDTINLTKNAGDVYAELGEGSDTITTGSGNDTIYTNADIDDEFDTEDKNTTNTVNSGAGDDTIYGSKGKDIITTKKGTNHIYTKSGDDEVNVEDGKNYIYLGSGSDKVNTNNGTNYIYTGINNTNENDQDTKDDINTINLTYGKNEVYGSKGMDLITSKNATKNYIVTKEGDDAIDIYGGEFNEIYTGKGSDTITINSAKGPNYIYTSTDSKNSEDQDTKDDINTVVITTGQNYIYGGKGVENLHILEGVNNANLGNGKNTVDIQGGTNSIVLGEDEDIVNISGGTNFIEAGDGDDTITATSGANTIHAGKGSDTITTGDGDDIIYANDGDKEDSDILKGGDGYDEYHVGNGDTIEDSDGNGNIWFKHSYPLSGGKETKPGSKIYKGYGYTYHLNGSELKVTHDESKESITINNFSQEEKYLGITLENKVGLRIKDVTKNESDKTAEITIELVGEITGDGSLDVFMRNSSDKAITFKKGDTIKTYKYDISDYDDFIVNTQKIRSATNLHPYWIIPHKSISYDPSSSKFGDLKIKDDDSPLKLFVSSAGTSEAAEKLYTNVTATGEWQKGMRFDVKIGGKIITLDYNNQSKRVKLTTWTDDKLPEEDCKFYVRARFWSGNATVYDSGKMLCIVRDDDKRKDPNDPKYYDPIVIDMDGDGIELLPMDGTINFDHDNNGFKEATGWVSGDDALLALDKNKNGIIDNGSELFGDHSSSNGFEELKKYDLNSDGFINKDDEIWYELVLWQDKNANGISDEGELTKLSESKIKAIDLRYTNVSKEFLENHIKQTTKVIFSDEKTAEAVDVNFKVDLSDTIMPETKISKDILVLPNVDGKGNLYDLHSAMMMNINLKDELKKYINANSIERKKLIKSLIYKWTGVENNPTSGRGAMKDTRELNVYEILTGEVFIHRSQGKNPNSTVANYLHELYQNFEDYVYAELELQTTYKGIIDTKYMILDEDTGILKYDFKYFKEKMLELFNNKKYDEMVILKDLVRDASVYKPRFASELNHVLAELSLLDEDMSKMLGNKHIFGDNENNTINGTSYNDYMNGNEGDDTLYGDGGNDILVGGQGNDNLNGGAGDDTYIFAKGDGKDIINDGSGNDTIEFKEGITKDDLIIKHSSSDRDDLEISIKGTNDSITINEFFINSGRDFNRSYMIENFKFSDGTVLSYEDIQKLSYEGDDENNTIYGVNSLDNIIHANGGNDTVYSGSKNDTVYAGTGDDTLYGENGDDTLYGEEGKDTLYGGNGDDKLYGNEGDDTLYGDGGNDILVGGQGNDNLNGGAGDDTYIFAKGDGKDIINDGSGNDTIEFKEGITKDDLIIKHSSSDRDDLEISIKGTNDSITINEFFINSGRDFNRSYMIENFKFSDGTVLSYEDIQKLSYEGDDENNTIYGVNSLDNIIHANGGNDTVYSGSKNDTVYAGTGDDTLYGENGDDTLYGEEGKDTLYGGNGDDKLYGNEGDDTLYGDGGNDILVGGQGNDNLNGGAGDDTYIFAKGDGKDIINDGSGNDTIEFKEGITKDDLIIKHSSSDRDDLEISIKGTNDSITINEFFINSGRDFNRSYMIENFKFSDGTVLSYEDIQKLSYEGDDENNTIYGVNSLDNIIHANGGNDTVYSGSKNDTVYAGTGDDTLYGENGDDTLYGEEGKDTLYGGNGDDKLYGNEGDDTLYGDGGNDILVGGQGNDNLNGGAGDDTYIFAKGDGKDIINDGSGNDTIEFKEGITKDDLIIKHSSSDRDDLEISIKGTNDSITINEFFINSGRDFNRSYMIENFKFSDGTVLSYEDIQKLSYEGDDENNTIYGVNSLDNIIHANGGNDTVYSGSKNDTVYAGTGDDTLYGENGDDTLYGEEGKDTLYGGNGDDKLYGNEGDDTLYGDGGNDILVGGQGNDNLNGGAGDDTYIFAKGDGKDIINDGSGNDTIEFKEGITKDDLIIKHSSSDRDDLEISIKGTNDSITINEFFINSGRDFNRSYMIENFKFSDGTVLSYEDIQKLSYEGDDENNTIYGVNSLDNIIHANGGNDTVYSGSKNDTVYAGTGDDTLYGENGDDTLYGEEGKDTLYGGNGDDKLYGNEGDDTLYGDGGNDILVGGQGNDNLNGGAGDDTYIFAKGDGKDIINDGSGNDTIEFKEGITKDDLIIKHSSSDRDDLEISIKGTNDSITINEFFINSGRDFNRSYMIENFKFSDGTVLSYEDIQKLSYEGDDENNTIYGVNSLDNIIHANGGNDTVYSGSKNDTVYAGTGDDTLYGENGDDTLYGEEGKDTLYGGNGDDKLYGNEGDDTLYGDGGNDILVGGQGNDNLNGGAGDDTYIFAKGDGKDIINDGSGNDTIEFKEGITKDDLIIKHSSSDRDDLEISIKGTNDSITINEFFINSGRDFNRSYMIENFKFSDGTVLSYEDIQKLSYEGDEMKLLAQNQNYDFQKAEYSSLDDNSFITNDQINKVIQDLNSYGDSDSVDINFSGDFKNHDIMQLYNA; translated from the coding sequence ATGGCAAAATTTAATAAAGGAAAATGGAGAGATATAAAAAAGGCTGAGTTTAGAAAAAGTCTAAAGAATAGTATGCTAGGCAAACATGATAAAATAGTAGATAAAATTTGCGATTGGCACTCTTCTATACTTGACGAAGTTTTGAGCACAAAAGATATTGACACAATAGAAAAAGCAGAAAAAGAATTAAAAAATATAAAATATGCAAAAGCTTTTTTTATCTTTAGTGGAGCTACTCTTTTTATTTTTGATTCGGTTAATAATATTGTTGAATATAAAAACCTACCAGTTGATACAACTGGTTCAAGTATAGATGATGGAAATAAAAATTTATATATTGATATTCCTAACAAAAACGATTTGCTATTTATTGCTAAATCTATAGGTGGAGATATTTTATCTTTAGTTAGTAGGCTTAAAATTTTAAAATTTTTAGACAAAATAGGAGATTATGCTATGGGTGTAAAAGATGCGATTGAAGAAGTCGCAGATATTAACCTTAATAGATTTGATATTAGCCAAATCTTTTTAGAAAACCATAGAATAACGATAGATTATAAAGACATAAACTCAAACACAACTCAAGAAAGAAAGTATATACTTTATAAAGCTAATCCTATTTTTGATAAAGCTTTAGGCAGTGCTTGGGATAAAATAAGTGCAGATATGCGAACTCTTGATAGAGTTATATTTACTAGAGATGAGGCACCTGTTGAACTTATTTACCATAAATTTTATGATTGGAGAGCTAAAAAAATTCCTAATACTTTCGAATTTAGAGCTGGTGCAGATGACAATAAAATAATATCAGTATTAAGAAGAATAAGCTATCCAAGTAAAAATAAAGAGGCTTACTTAAAATTGGATAGTAGTCCGCAAAAATTACTAGTCAATTACTATGCCAATGATGGAGCTAATACTAGTAGTATAAAAAATGATTTAGAAAATAAAAAAATAAAAGAAGCTGCTAAATACTGCCTAAAAGAACTAAAAGGATATGCTTTAGATAAGGGATTTTCTAGCGTTAGTGAATATGATGACCTTAATATATATTCAAACAAACATAAAGATAGTAGATTAGAGTTTTTTAAAGCTGTTATAAGGGATAAAATAGCTGAAATTTCACATACAAAAAAAGACAAAAGATATAATACTTATACTGATACAAAAACGAATACTTTCTTATGGAATACAAATGGAACTTTTGCACCAGCTAAAAAGATAGTATTTGTAGATGGTAAATATTCTAGCAGTGCTTCTGGCAAATTCGATATATTCGGATACTCAAACCCAGATACTATAAATTTAACAAAAAATGCCGGCGATGTCTATGCTGAGCTAGGTGAAGGTTCTGACACCATAACCACAGGAAGTGGCAATGACACAATATACACCAATGCAGATATTGATGATGAGTTTGACACCGAAGATAAAAACACTACTAATACAGTAAACTCAGGTGCAGGTGATGATACTATCTATGGCTCTAAAGGAAAAGATATTATAACTACTAAAAAAGGCACAAATCATATCTACACTAAAAGTGGAGATGATGAAGTAAATGTAGAAGATGGTAAAAACTATATTTATTTAGGTAGTGGCAGTGATAAAGTAAATACAAACAATGGAACAAACTATATCTATACAGGGATAAATAATACAAATGAAAATGATCAAGACACTAAAGATGATATAAATACTATAAATTTAACTTATGGAAAAAATGAAGTGTATGGTTCTAAAGGAATGGATTTAATAACTTCAAAAAATGCTACTAAAAACTATATAGTCACAAAAGAAGGTGATGATGCAATAGATATCTATGGTGGAGAGTTTAATGAAATATATACAGGCAAAGGCAGTGATACCATCACAATAAACAGTGCAAAAGGACCAAATTATATCTATACAAGCACAGATTCAAAAAACTCAGAAGATCAAGATACTAAAGATGATATAAATACAGTTGTAATAACCACAGGACAAAACTATATATACGGCGGAAAAGGAGTTGAGAATTTACATATACTTGAAGGAGTTAATAATGCAAATTTAGGTAATGGTAAAAACACAGTAGATATACAAGGTGGAACAAATTCTATAGTTCTTGGAGAAGATGAAGATATAGTAAATATAAGTGGTGGCACAAATTTTATAGAAGCTGGTGATGGAGATGACACTATAACTGCAACATCAGGCGCAAACACCATACACGCTGGAAAAGGTAGTGATACAATAACCACAGGAGATGGTGATGATATAATATATGCAAATGATGGCGATAAAGAAGACAGTGATATTTTAAAAGGTGGAGATGGGTATGATGAATATCATGTTGGTAATGGCGATACCATAGAAGATAGTGATGGAAACGGAAATATTTGGTTTAAGCACTCATATCCTTTAAGTGGCGGAAAAGAAACAAAGCCTGGTTCTAAAATATATAAAGGCTATGGATATACATATCATCTAAACGGAAGTGAGCTTAAAGTTACTCACGATGAATCGAAAGAAAGTATAACTATAAATAACTTTAGTCAAGAAGAAAAATATTTAGGCATAACTCTTGAAAATAAAGTTGGTCTAAGAATAAAAGATGTTACAAAAAACGAATCGGATAAAACAGCTGAGATAACAATAGAGCTTGTTGGGGAAATAACAGGTGATGGCTCTTTGGATGTATTTATGAGAAATAGTAGCGATAAAGCAATAACCTTTAAAAAAGGCGATACTATTAAAACTTATAAATATGATATATCTGATTATGATGATTTTATAGTAAATACTCAAAAAATAAGAAGCGCTACGAATCTTCATCCCTACTGGATAATTCCACATAAAAGCATAAGTTATGATCCATCTAGTAGTAAATTTGGCGATTTAAAAATAAAAGATGATGATTCACCACTAAAATTGTTTGTAAGCAGTGCCGGTACCAGTGAAGCCGCTGAAAAACTATACACAAATGTTACAGCTACAGGTGAGTGGCAAAAAGGTATGCGATTTGATGTAAAAATAGGTGGTAAAATTATAACTCTTGATTATAATAACCAAAGTAAGAGAGTAAAATTAACTACTTGGACTGACGATAAGCTTCCCGAGGAGGATTGTAAATTTTATGTAAGAGCCAGATTTTGGTCCGGAAATGCTACAGTATATGATTCCGGAAAAATGTTATGCATAGTACGAGACGACGATAAAAGAAAAGATCCAAACGATCCTAAATATTATGATCCTATAGTTATAGACATGGACGGGGATGGTATAGAGCTTTTGCCTATGGATGGTACTATAAATTTTGATCATGATAACAATGGTTTTAAAGAAGCAACAGGTTGGGTTAGTGGTGATGACGCGCTTCTTGCTTTAGATAAAAATAAAAACGGCATTATAGATAACGGCAGTGAGCTTTTCGGCGATCATTCTTCATCCAACGGCTTTGAAGAACTTAAAAAATACGATTTAAACAGTGACGGTTTTATAAATAAAGACGATGAAATTTGGTATGAACTTGTTTTATGGCAAGATAAAAACGCTAATGGAATTTCAGATGAAGGCGAACTTACAAAATTAAGCGAGTCCAAAATAAAAGCAATAGATTTAAGATACACCAATGTCAGCAAAGAATTTTTAGAAAATCACATCAAGCAAACAACCAAAGTAATATTTAGCGATGAGAAAACGGCTGAGGCTGTAGATGTAAATTTTAAGGTTGATTTAAGTGATACAATTATGCCTGAAACAAAAATAAGCAAGGATATATTGGTACTGCCAAATGTCGACGGCAAAGGAAATTTATATGATTTGCACTCTGCTATGATGATGAATATTAATTTGAAAGATGAATTGAAAAAATATATAAATGCAAACTCCATAGAAAGAAAAAAATTAATAAAATCTTTAATATATAAATGGACCGGTGTGGAAAATAATCCGACAAGCGGAAGAGGCGCTATGAAAGATACCAGAGAGTTAAATGTGTATGAAATTTTAACTGGCGAAGTATTTATCCATAGAAGTCAAGGTAAAAATCCAAATTCAACAGTTGCTAATTATTTACACGAGTTATATCAAAATTTTGAAGATTATGTATATGCTGAGCTTGAGCTGCAAACTACTTATAAAGGTATAATCGATACCAAATATATGATTTTGGATGAGGACACTGGCATTTTAAAATATGACTTTAAATATTTCAAAGAAAAAATGCTTGAATTATTTAACAATAAAAAATATGACGAAATGGTAATTTTAAAAGATCTTGTAAGAGACGCCAGCGTGTATAAGCCAAGGTTTGCTTCCGAATTAAATCATGTTTTAGCGGAACTTTCTTTGTTAGATGAAGATATGTCTAAAATGCTAGGCAATAAGCATATTTTTGGCGACAACGAAAATAATACCATAAACGGAACATCATATAATGATTATATGAACGGTAACGAAGGCGATGACACTCTTTACGGTGATGGCGGAAACGATATCTTAGTAGGCGGACAAGGAAACGATAATCTTAACGGCGGAGCGGGTGATGATACATATATCTTTGCTAAAGGTGACGGAAAAGACATTATAAATGACGGAAGCGGAAACGATACGATTGAATTTAAAGAAGGTATCACAAAAGACGATCTTATAATTAAACACTCAAGCAGTGACAGAGATGATCTTGAAATATCCATAAAAGGAACAAATGATTCAATTACTATAAATGAGTTTTTTATAAATTCAGGAAGAGACTTTAATAGATCTTATATGATTGAAAATTTCAAATTTTCCGATGGAACCGTATTAAGTTATGAAGATATTCAAAAACTATCATATGAGGGTGATGATGAAAACAATACGATTTACGGTGTAAACTCACTTGATAATATAATACATGCTAACGGCGGAAACGATACAGTATATTCTGGAAGTAAAAACGATACCGTTTACGCAGGAACAGGTGATGATACTTTATACGGTGAAAACGGAGACGACACTCTTTACGGTGAAGAAGGAAAAGATACACTATATGGTGGAAATGGAGATGACAAACTTTACGGTAACGAAGGCGATGACACTCTTTACGGTGATGGCGGAAACGATATCTTAGTAGGCGGACAAGGAAACGATAATCTTAACGGCGGAGCGGGTGATGATACATATATCTTTGCTAAAGGTGACGGAAAAGACATTATAAATGACGGAAGCGGAAACGATACGATTGAATTTAAAGAAGGTATCACAAAAGACGATCTTATAATTAAACACTCAAGCAGTGACAGAGATGATCTTGAAATATCCATAAAAGGAACAAATGATTCAATTACTATAAATGAGTTTTTTATAAATTCAGGAAGAGACTTTAATAGATCTTATATGATTGAAAATTTCAAATTTTCCGATGGAACCGTATTAAGTTATGAAGATATTCAAAAACTATCATATGAGGGTGATGATGAAAACAATACGATTTACGGTGTAAACTCACTTGATAATATAATACATGCTAACGGCGGAAACGATACAGTATATTCTGGAAGTAAAAACGATACCGTTTACGCAGGAACAGGTGATGATACTTTATACGGTGAAAACGGAGACGACACTCTTTACGGTGAAGAAGGAAAAGATACACTATATGGTGGAAATGGAGATGACAAACTTTACGGTAACGAAGGCGATGACACTCTTTACGGTGATGGCGGAAACGATATCTTAGTAGGCGGACAAGGAAACGATAATCTTAACGGCGGAGCGGGTGATGATACATATATCTTTGCTAAAGGTGACGGAAAAGACATTATAAATGACGGAAGCGGAAACGATACGATTGAATTTAAAGAAGGTATCACAAAAGACGATCTTATAATTAAACACTCAAGCAGTGACAGAGATGATCTTGAAATATCCATAAAAGGAACAAATGATTCAATTACTATAAATGAGTTTTTTATAAATTCAGGAAGAGACTTTAATAGATCTTATATGATTGAAAATTTCAAATTTTCCGATGGAACCGTATTAAGTTATGAAGATATTCAAAAACTATCATATGAGGGTGATGATGAAAACAATACGATTTACGGTGTAAACTCACTTGATAATATAATACATGCTAACGGCGGAAACGATACAGTATATTCTGGAAGTAAAAACGATACCGTTTACGCAGGAACAGGTGATGATACTTTATACGGTGAAAACGGAGACGACACTCTTTACGGTGAAGAAGGAAAAGATACACTATATGGTGGAAATGGAGATGACAAACTTTACGGTAACGAAGGCGATGACACTCTTTACGGTGATGGCGGAAACGATATCTTAGTAGGCGGACAAGGAAACGATAATCTTAACGGCGGAGCGGGTGATGATACATATATCTTTGCTAAAGGTGACGGAAAAGACATTATAAATGACGGAAGCGGAAACGATACGATTGAATTTAAAGAAGGTATCACAAAAGACGATCTTATAATTAAACACTCAAGCAGTGACAGAGATGATCTTGAAATATCCATAAAAGGAACAAATGATTCAATTACTATAAATGAGTTTTTTATAAATTCAGGAAGAGACTTTAATAGATCTTATATGATTGAAAATTTCAAATTTTCCGATGGAACCGTATTAAGTTATGAAGATATTCAAAAACTATCATATGAGGGTGATGATGAAAACAATACGATTTACGGTGTAAACTCACTTGATAATATAATACATGCTAACGGCGGAAACGATACAGTATATTCTGGAAGTAAAAACGATACCGTTTACGCAGGAACAGGTGATGATACTTTATACGGTGAAAACGGAGACGACACTCTTTACGGTGAAGAAGGAAAAGATACACTATATGGTGGAAATGGAGATGACAAACTTTACGGTAACGAAGGCGATGACACTCTTTACGGTGATGGCGGAAACGATATCTTAGTAGGCGGACAAGGAAACGATAATCTTAACGGCGGAGCGGGTGATGATACATATATCTTTGCTAAAGGTGACGGAAAAGACATTATAAATGACGGAAGCGGAAACGATACGATTGAATTTAAAGAAGGTATCACAAAAGACGATCTTATAATTAAACACTCAAGCAGTGACAGAGATGATCTTGAAATATCCATAAAAGGAACAAATGATTCAATTACTATAAATGAGTTTTTTATAAATTCAGGAAGAGACTTTAATAGATCTTATATGATTGAAAATTTCAAATTTTCCGATGGAACCGTATTAAGTTATGAAGATATTCAAAAACTATCATATGAGGGTGATGATGAAAACAATACGATTTACGGTGTAAACTCACTTGATAATATAATACATGCTAACGGCGGAAACGATACAGTATATTCTGGAAGTAAAAACGATACCGTTTACGCAGGAACAGGTGATGATACTTTATACGGTGAAAACGGAGACGACACTCTTTACGGTGAAGAAGGAAAAGATACACTATATGGTGGAAATGGAGATGACAAACTTTACGGTAACGAAGGCGATGACACTCTTTACGGTGATGGCGGAAACGATATCTTAGTAGGCGGACAAGGAAACGATAATCTTAACGGCGGAGCGGGTGATGATACATATATCTTTGCTAAAGGTGACGGAAAAGACATTATAAATGACGGAAGCGGAAACGATACGATTGAATTTAAAGAAGGTATCACAAAAGACGATCTTATAATTAAACACTCAAGCAGTGACAGAGATGATCTTGAAATATCCATAAAAGGAACAAATGATTCAATTACTATAAATGAGTTTTTTATAAATTCAGGAAGAGACTTTAATAGATCTTATATGATTGAAAATTTCAAATTTTCCGATGGAACCGTATTAAGTTATGAAGATATTCAAAAACTATCATATGAGGGTGATGATGAAAACAATACGATTTACGGTGTAAACTCACTTGATAATATAATACATGCTAACGGCGGAAACGATACAGTATATTCTGGAAGTAAAAACGATACCGTTTACGCAGGAACAGGTGATGATACTTTATACGGTGAAAACGGAGACGACACTCTTTACGGTGAAGAAGGAAAAGATACACTATATGGTGGAAATGGAGATGACAAACTTTACGGTAACGAAGGCGATGACACTCTTTACGGTGATGGCGGAAACGATATCTTAGTAGGCGGACAAGGAAACGATAATCTTAACGGCGGAGCGGGTGATGATACATATATCTTTGCTAAAGGTGACGGAAAAGACATTATAAATGACGGAAGCGGAAACGATACGATTGAATTTAAAGAAGGTATCACAAAAGACGATCTTATAATTAAACACTCAAGCAGTGACAGAGATGATCTTGAAATATCCATAAAAGGAACAAATGATTCAATTACTATAAATGAGTTTTTTATAAATTCAGGAAGAGACTTTAATAGATCTTATATGATTGAAAATTTCAAATTTTCCGATGGAACCGTATTAAGTTATGAAGATATTCAAAAACTATCATATGAGGGTGATGAAATGAAATTATTAGCTCAAAATCAAAACTATGATTTTCAAAAAGCTGAGTATTCCAGTCTTGATGATAATAGTTTTATCACAAATGATCAGATAAATAAAGTTATTCAGGATCTTAACTCGTATGGCGATAGCGACAGTGTAGATATAAATTTTTCAGGTGATTTTAAAAATCATGATATTATGCAACTTTATAATGCATAA